The following proteins are encoded in a genomic region of Hoplias malabaricus isolate fHopMal1 unplaced genomic scaffold, fHopMal1.hap1 scaffold_40, whole genome shotgun sequence:
- the LOC136683678 gene encoding fap1 adhesin-like, with the protein MSTPPPHQCPTDLSTDLASESLAPTPETGGEVLGSSCEKLAGLLTLWLRQGKRMRMPGVKIDSKSQGCQQLNCEWIRSTHRKCLGKCQGLCRRLCKRLCPRLCQGKCRGLCRDCVRDCVGIVSGIVSGIVSGTVSGTCQGKCQGKCRGLCQEKCLGKCLGKCRGLCQGQCQGQCRGQCLGKCLGKCQGQCRGLCQGKYRGTVSGTVSGKVSGKVSGKVSGKVSGTVSGTVSGTVSGKVSGTVSGKVSGKVSGKVSETVSGKVSGTVSGTVSGTVSGTVSGKVSGKVSGKVSGTVSGIVSGKVSGKVSGKVSGTVSGTVSGKVSGKVSGTVSGKVSGKVSGKVSGKVSGTVSGTVSGKVSGTVSGTVWDCVRESVRESVGDCVRESVGVCVLGTVSGTVSWTVSGKVSVTVSGTVSGTVSGKVSGTVSGTVSGKVSGTVSGTVSGKVSGKVSETVSGKVSGKVSGTVSGTVSGTVSGKVSGKVSGKVSGTVSGTVSGKVSGKVSGTGSGKVSGTVSGLCRGLCRDCVGDCVGDCVGIVSGIVSGTVSGTCQGKCQGKCRGLCQEKCLGKCLGKCRGQCQGQCRGQCLGKCLGKCQGQCRGLCQEKCLGKCRGLCRGQCRGLCQGKYRGTVSGTVSGKVSGKVSGKVSGTVSGTVSGTVSGTVSGKVSGTVSGKVSGKVSETVSGKVSGEVSGTVSGTVSGTVSGKVSGKVSRTVSGIVSGKVSGKVSGKVSKTVSGKVSGKVSGTVSGTVSGTVSGKVSGKVSGKVSGTVSGTVSGKVSGKVSGTVSGTVSGKVSGKVSGKVSGTVSGKVSGKVSGKVSGTVSGTVSGTVSGKVSGKVSGTVSGTVSGKVSGKVSGTVSGTVSGTVSGKVSGTVSGTVSGKVSGKVSGTVSGTVSGTVSGTVSGKVSGTVSGKVSGKVSETVSGKVSGEVSGTVSGTVSGTVSGKVSGKVSRTVSGIVSGKVSGKVSGKVSGTVSGTVSGKVSGKVSGTVSGKVSGKVSGKVSGTVSGTVSGKGKCLGKVSGKVSETVSGKVSGKVSGTVSGTVSGTVSGKVSGKVSGTVSGKVSGKVSGTVSGKVSGTVSGTVSGKVSGKVSGKVSETVSGKVSGKVSGTVSGTVSGTVSGKVSGKVSGTVSGTVSGKVSGKVSGKVSGKVSGTVSGTVSGKVSGTVSGKVSRTVSGTVSGKVSGTVSGTVSGKVLGTVSGTVSGKVSGKVSGKVSETVSGKVSGKVSGTVSGTVSGTVSGKVSGKVSGKVSGTVSGTVSGKVSGKVSGTVSGTVSGKVSGKVSGKVSGKVSGTVSGKVSGKVSETVSGKVSGKVSGTVSGTVSGTVSGKVSGKVSGKVSGTVSGTVSGKVSGKVSGTVSGKVSGTVSGKVSRTVSGTVSGKVSGTVSGTVSGTVSGNVLGTVSWTVLGTMSGTFSGTVSGKVPGTG; encoded by the exons ATGTCCACACCTCCCCCCCACCAGTGCCCCACAGATCTCAGCACAGATTTGGCGTCAGAGTCTCTGGCTCCGACGCCTGAGACGGGAGGAGA GGTGCTGGGCTCATCCTGTGAAAAGCTGGCCGGCCTGCTGACTCTCTGGCTCAGACAAGGGAAGAGGATGAGGATGCCAGGGGTAAAGATAGACTCCAAGAGCCAGGGGTGCCAACAGCTCAACTGTGAGTGGATCAGGAGTACGCAC AGAAAGTGTCTGGGAAAGTGTCAGGGACTGTGTCGGAGACTGTGTAAGAGACTGTGTCCGAGACTGTGTCAGGGAAAGTGTCGGGGACTGTGTCGGGATTGTGTCAGGGATTGTGTCGGGATTGTGTCGGGGATTGTGTCGGGGATTGTGTCGGGGACTGTGTCTGGGACGTGTCAGGGAAAGTGTCAGGGAAAGTGTCGGGGATTGTGTCAGGAAAAGTGTCTGGGAAAGTGTCTGGGAAAGTGTCGGGGACTGTGTCAGGGACAGTGTCAGGGACAGTGTCGGGGACAGTGTCTGGGAAAGTGTCTGGGAAAGTGTCAGGGACAGTGTCGGGGACTGTGTCAGGGAAAGTATCGGGGAACTGTGTCGGGGACTGTGTCAGGGAAAGTGTCAGGGAAAGTGTCAGGGAAAGTGTCAGGGAAAGTGTCGGGGACAGTGTCAGGGACAGTGTCGGGGACTGTGTCAGGGAAAGTATCGGGGACTGTGTCAGGGAAAGTGTCTGGGAAAGTGTCTGGGAAAGTGTCGGAGACAGTGTCTGGGAAAGTGTCGGGGACAGTGTCAGGGACAGTGTCAGGGACAGTGTCGGGGACTGTGTCAGGGAAAGTGTCAGGGAAAGTGTCTGGGAAAGTGTCAGGGACAGTGTCGGGGATTGTGTCAGGGAAAGTGTCTGGGAAAGTGTCTGGGAAAGTGTCAGGGACAGTGTCGGGGACAGTGTCAGGGAAAGTGTCAGGGAAAGTGTCGGGGACTGTGTCAGGAAAAGTGTCTGGGAAAGTGTCTGGGAAAGTGTCTGGGAAAGTGTCAGGGACAGTGTCGGGGACTGTGTCAGGGAAAGTATCGGGGACTGTGTCGGGGACTGTCTGGGACTGTGTCAGGGAAAGTGTCAGGGAAAGTGTCGGGGACTGTGTCAGGGAAAGTGTCggtgtttgtgttttggggACAGTGTCAGGGACTGTGTCGTGGACTGTGTCAGGGAAAGTATCGGTGACTGTGTCGGGGACTGTGTCTGGGACTGTGTCTGGGAAAGTGTCGGGGACTGTGTCGGGGACAGTGTCAGGGAAAGTATCGGGGACTGTGTCGGGGACTGTGTCAGGGAAAGTGTCTGGGAAAGTGTCGGAGACTGTGTCAGGGAAAGTGTCTGGGAAAGTGTCGGGGACAGTGTCAGGGACAGTGTCGGGGACTGTGTCAGGGAAAGTGTCTGGGAAAGTGTCTGGGAAAGTGTCAGGGACAGTGTCGGGGACAGTGTCAGGGAAAGTGTCAGGGAAAGTGTCGGGGACTGGGTCAGGAAAAGTATCGGGGACTGTGTCGGGATTGTGTCGGGGATTGTGTCGGGATTGTGTCGGGGATTGTGTCGGGGATTGTGTCGGGATTGTGTCGGGGATTGTGTCGGGGACTGTGTCTGGGACGTGTCAGGGAAAGTGTCAGGGAAAGTGTCGGGGACTGTGTCAGGAAAAGTGTCTGGGAAAGTGTCTGGGAAAGTGTCGGGGACAGTGTCAGGGACAGTGTCGGGGACAGTGTCTGGGAAAGTGTCTGGGAAAGTGTCAGGGACAGTGTCGGGGACTGTGTCAGGAAAAGTGTCTGGGAAAGTGTCGGGGACTGTGTCGGGGACAGTGTCGGGGACTGTGTCAGGGAAAGTATCGGGGGACTGTGTCGGGGACTGTGTCAGGGAAAGTGTCAGGGAAAGTGTCAGGGAAAGTGTCGGGGACTGTGTCGGGGACAGTGTCAGGGACAGTGTCGGGGACTGTGTCAGGGAAAGTATCGGGGACTGTGTCAGGGAAAGTGTCTGGGAAAGTGTCGGAGACAGTGTCAGGGAAAGTGTCTGGGGAAGTGTCGGGGACAGTGTCAGGGACAGTGTCGGGGACTGTGTCAGGGAAAGTGTCAGGGAAAGTGTCAAGGACAGTGTCGGGGATTGTGTCAGGGAAAGTGTCTGGGAAAGTGTCTGGGAAAGTGTCGAAGACTGTGTCAGGGAAAGTGTCTGGGAAAGTGTCGGGGACAGTGTCAGGGACAGTGTCGGGGACTGTGTCAGGGAAAGTGTCTGGGAAAGTGTCTGGGAAAGTGTCAGGGACAGTGTCGGGGACAGTGTCTGGGAAAGTGTCTGGGAAAGTGTCAGGGACAGTGTCGGGGACTGTGTCAGGAAAAGTGTCTGGGAAAGTGTCGGGGAAAGTGTCGGGGACTGTGTCAGGAAAAGTGTCTGGGAAAGTGTCTGGGAAAGTGTCGGGGACAGTGTCAGGGACAGTGTCGGGGACAGTGTCTGGGAAAGTGTCTGGGAAAGTGTCAGGGACAGTGTCGGGGACTGTGTCAGGAAAAGTGTCTGGGAAAGTGTCGGGGACTGTGTCGGGGACAGTGTCGGGGACAGTGTCGGGGAAAGTATCGGGGACTGTGTCGGGGACTGTGTCAGGGAAAGTGTCTGGGAAAGTGTCGGGGACTGTGTCGGGGACAGTGTCAGGGACAGTGTCGGGGACTGTGTCAGGGAAAGTATCGGGGACTGTGTCAGGGAAAGTGTCTGGGAAAGTGTCGGAGACAGTGTCAGGGAAAGTGTCTGGGGAAGTGTCGGGGACAGTGTCAGGGACAGTGTCGGGGACTGTGTCAGGGAAAGTGTCAGGGAAAGTGTCAAGGACAGTGTCGGGGATTGTGTCAGGGAAAGTGTCTGGGAAAGTGTCTGGGAAAGTGTCAGGGACAGTGTCGGGGACAGTGTCAGGGAAAGTGTCAGGGAAAGTGTCTGGGACTGTGTCAGGAAAAGTGTCTGGGAAAGTGTCTGGGAAAGTGTCAGGGACAGTGTCGGGGACTGTGTCAGGGAAA GGAAAGTGTCTGGGGAAAGTGTCTGGGAAAGTGTCGGAGACAGTGTCAGGGAAAGTGTCTGGGAAAGTGTCGGGGACAGTGTCAGGGACAGTGTCGGGGACTGTGTCAGGGAAAGTGTCAGGGAAAGTGTCGGGGACAGTGTCAGGGAAAGTGTCAGGGAAAGTGTCGGGGACTGTGTCAGGGAAAGTATCGGGGACTGTGTCGGGGACTGTGTCAGGGAAAGTGTCTGGGAAAGTGTCTGGGAAAGTGTCGGAGACAGTGTCAGGGAAAGTGTCTGGGAAAGTGTCGGGGACAGTGTCAGGGACAGTGTCGGGGACTGTGTCAGGGAAAGTGTCTGGGAAAGTGTCAGGGACAGTGTCGGGGACAGTGTCAGGGAAAGTGTCAGGGAAAGTGTCGGGGAAAGTGTCAGGGAAAGTATCGGGGACTGTGTCGGGGACAGTGTCAGGGAAAGTATCGGGGACTGTGTCTGGGAAAGTGTCACGGACAGTGTCGGGGACTGTGTCAGGGAAAGTATCGGGGACTGTGTCGGGGACAGTGTCAGGGAAAGTATTGGGGACTGTGTCGGGGACTGTGTCAGGGAAAGTGTCTGGGAAAGTGTCTGGGAAAGTGTCGGAGACAGTGTCAGGGAAAGTGTCTGGGAAAGTGTCGGGGACAGTGTCAGGGACAGTGTCGGGGACTGTGTCAGGGAAAGTGTCTGGGAAAGTGTCTGGGAAAGTGTCAGGGACAGTGTCGGGGACAGTGTCAGGGAAAGTGTCTGGGAAAGTGTCAGGGACAGTGTCGGGGACAGTGTCAGGGAAAGTGTCAGGGAAAGTGTCGGGGAAAGTGTCAGGGAAAGTATCGGGGACTGTGTCAGGGAAAGTGTCTGGGAAAGTGTCGGAGACAGTGTCAGGGAAAGTGTCTGGGAAAGTGTCGGGGACAGTGTCAGGGACAGTGTCGGGGACTGTGTCAGGGAAAGTGTCTGGGAAAGTGTCTGGGAAAGTGTCAGGGACAGTGTCGGGGACAGTGTCAGGGAAAGTGTCAGGGAAAGTGTCGGGGACTGTGTCAGGAAAAGTATCGGGGACTGTGTCTGGGAAAGTGTCACGGACAGTGTCGGGGACTGTGTCAGGGAAAGTATCGGGGACTGTGTCGGGGACTGTGTCTGGGACTGTGTCAGGGAACGTATTGGGGACTGTGTCGTGGACTGTGTTAGGAACTATGTCTGGGACTTTTTCGGGGACTGTGTCAGGGAAAGTACCGgggactggataa